Genomic segment of Pseudomonas iranensis:
ACGATCGAGTCGTTCGACCAGTTCGTGATCCTGCTGAAAAACACCGTAAGCCAGATGGTCTACAAACACGCTATCTCGACCGTCGTGCCGGTTCGTCCAATTCGTCTGCCTAGCGCAACCGAAAACGAACAGGGCGATGCCGATGCAGCGCCGGGTAACGCCTGATAGGAGTCTCCTTTGTTCTTTGAGCGCCACGGTGGTGGTGAACGAGTCATCCTCGTTCACTTGGATGGACAGGACCCTGAGGCGCGCGAAGATCCGCAGGAGTTTCAGGAGTTGGCAAATTCGGCTGGCGCCGAGACCGTCGCGTTTTTTAACGTGCCGCGTCATCGGCCAACCGCCAAATATCTGATCGGCAGCGGCAAGGTCGAAGAACTGCGCGACCTGGTTAAGGCTGAAGAAGCCGATCTGGTGATTTTCAATCACATCCTCACGCCCAGTCAGGAACGCAACCTCGAACGTGTTTTCGAGTGCCGCGTGATCGACCGTACCGGGCTGATTCTCGATATTTTCGCCCAACGCGCACGCACCCATGAGGGCAAGCTGCAGGTCGAACTGGCCCAGCTTGACCACATGAGCACGCGGCTGGTTCGCGGCTGGACTCACCTTGAACGTCAGGGTGGCGGTATCGGTATGCGCGGCCCGGGTGAAACCCAGCTGGAAACCGACCGCCGTCTGCTGCGGGTTCGCCTGCGTCAGATCAAGGGGCGGCTGGAGAAGGTGCGCAGTCAGCGCGAGCAGTCGCGCCGTGGCCGATCCCGT
This window contains:
- the hfq gene encoding RNA chaperone Hfq, which translates into the protein MSKGHSLQDPYLNTLRKEKVGVSIYLVNGIKLQGTIESFDQFVILLKNTVSQMVYKHAISTVVPVRPIRLPSATENEQGDADAAPGNA